One genomic region from Mytilus trossulus isolate FHL-02 chromosome 9, PNRI_Mtr1.1.1.hap1, whole genome shotgun sequence encodes:
- the LOC134685050 gene encoding uncharacterized protein LOC134685050, whose translation MNTQIKKRAIFMCPVEGCVREFSTNSNLDNHLLLGNCDYKLEKQCLTDLAITIYSKKINDGFPSSTSGQHGQRSECGNNISTEGDYINPMGWALKGKRKKTVFSTAQKQYMKEQFDIGKRTGKKVDPFFAAEEMRKLSQFDKKTFLSGQQIASYFSRLAQLDIERQIRVTYWQPKKKIRKHY comes from the coding sequence ATGAATACTCAGATAAAGAAGAGGGCTATTTTTATGTGTCCAGTAGAAGGTTGTGTCAGGGAATTTTCTACAAACTCAAACTTAGACAACCATTTACTGTTGGGAAATTGTGATTACAAActtgaaaaacaatgtttgacAGATCTTGCCATCacaatttattccaaaaagATCAATGATGGTTTTCCATCATCAACATCAGGTCAGCATGGTCAGAGATCAGAGtgtggaaataatatttcaacagaagGTGATTATATAAATCCAATGGGTTGGGCTTTAAAAGGCAAAAGGAAAAAGACAGTTTTCTCTACTGCACAAAAGCAGTACATGAAAGAACAGTTTGACATAGGAAAAAGAACAGGGAAGAAAGTTGACCCGTTTTTTGCAGCTGAAGAAATGAGGAAGCTTAGTCAATTTGACAAGAAAACCTTTCTTTCTGGTCAGCAAATTGCTAGCTATTTTTCAAGACTAGCTCAGCTGGATATAGAAAGGCAGATCCGGGTGACATACTGGCAGCCAAAGAAGAAGATCAGAAAACATTACTGA